A stretch of the Clostridium botulinum genome encodes the following:
- a CDS encoding YaaR family protein: MEISRVSRSTQISSESKKVANRKGFSQSFNFAHQRKSQEQLKKMLEDIKKKGNRLVITKCYADVAAYKRMIKEYLESVLSYMYGVKKDISFWQTQYFITVDTIDEKLEELTQMLLSQEKDNLSIASTIDDITGLMVDIYK; encoded by the coding sequence GTGGAAATATCTAGAGTGAGTAGAAGTACACAAATTAGTTCGGAGAGTAAAAAAGTTGCAAATAGAAAAGGATTTTCACAAAGTTTTAATTTTGCACATCAAAGAAAATCTCAAGAACAGCTAAAAAAGATGTTAGAGGATATAAAGAAAAAGGGAAATAGACTCGTAATTACTAAATGCTATGCTGATGTTGCTGCTTATAAAAGAATGATAAAAGAATATTTAGAATCTGTTTTAAGCTATATGTATGGAGTTAAAAAAGATATAAGCTTTTGGCAAACTCAATATTTCATCACTGTAGATACAATAGATGAAAAACTAGAAGAACTGACTCAGATGCTTTTAAGTCAGGAGAAAGATAATTTAAGTATAGCTAGCACAATAGACGATATAACTGGTCTTATGGTGGATATTTATAAGTAA
- a CDS encoding NAD(+) synthase: MNFIRVASACPVVNVGDIKFNIENIKKCINLSIKENSKLIVLPELSITGYTCADLFLNQTLIEESIEGIKDICNFSLNKDILISVGAPLLYNYCLYNCAYIIYNGKILGIVPKSYLPNYSEFYEKRWFTEGYNLIDKKVDLSFQKNIPFGINLIFSSSTFKFGFEICEDLWTVIPPSSYLALMGANIIGNLSASNELVSKADYRTSIVSSQSARCMCSYVYASSGVFESTTDVVFSGHLIISENGRILRENDRFQRENQIITSIIDVDKLNNMRIKNLSFRDSKRTCPFAPFEIVFEFNNTNIDVFDRPIHKHPFVPANEHEREIRSKEIFNIQSSGLAKRLNHTGLEKVIVGISGGLDSTLALLVAVNTFDLLKIPRKNIITITMPGFGTTDRTYNNAVDLCKKLGTDFREINIVNSCLQHFKDIGHPAEIHDVTYENVQARERTQILMDLSNKEGALLIGTGDLSEIALGWATYNGDHMSMYSVNCSIPKTLVRYLVQFAAEHESEDNISEILIDILNTPVSPELLPKDKDGKITQKTEDIVGPYELHDFFLYYFIRQNATPEKILLLANEAFKNDYDEDTIKKWLDKFIRRFFTQQFKRSAIPDGPKVGTISLSPRGDLKMPSDASYNLWIENLK, encoded by the coding sequence ATGAACTTTATTAGAGTTGCATCTGCATGCCCTGTAGTCAACGTTGGTGATATAAAATTTAACATTGAAAACATAAAAAAATGTATAAACTTATCCATAAAAGAAAATTCAAAATTAATTGTTTTACCTGAGCTTTCTATAACAGGTTATACTTGTGCAGATTTGTTTTTAAATCAAACATTAATTGAAGAATCTATAGAAGGCATTAAAGATATTTGTAATTTTTCTTTAAATAAAGATATTTTAATATCTGTTGGTGCCCCACTTTTATATAATTACTGTCTATATAATTGTGCATACATAATATATAATGGTAAAATTCTAGGAATTGTTCCTAAAAGCTATCTTCCAAACTACTCAGAATTCTACGAAAAACGTTGGTTTACTGAAGGATACAATTTAATCGATAAAAAAGTAGACCTTTCCTTTCAAAAAAATATACCATTTGGAATAAATCTTATATTTTCAAGTAGTACCTTTAAATTTGGATTTGAAATATGTGAAGATTTATGGACAGTAATTCCACCAAGCTCTTATCTTGCTTTAATGGGAGCTAATATCATAGGAAATCTTTCAGCTTCTAATGAACTCGTTTCTAAAGCTGATTATAGAACATCTATTGTATCATCTCAAAGTGCTCGATGTATGTGTTCTTATGTCTATGCTTCTTCTGGAGTTTTTGAATCTACAACTGATGTAGTATTTAGTGGACATTTAATAATATCTGAAAACGGAAGAATTTTGCGTGAAAATGATAGATTCCAAAGGGAAAATCAAATTATTACTTCTATAATAGATGTTGATAAATTAAATAATATGCGTATTAAAAATTTAAGTTTTAGAGACAGTAAAAGAACTTGTCCTTTTGCTCCTTTTGAAATTGTTTTTGAATTCAATAATACAAATATAGATGTCTTTGATAGACCTATACATAAACATCCTTTTGTTCCAGCAAATGAACATGAAAGAGAAATTCGTTCAAAAGAAATATTTAATATACAATCTTCTGGTCTTGCTAAGCGTTTAAATCATACTGGACTTGAAAAGGTTATAGTAGGTATATCTGGTGGACTTGACTCTACTCTTGCTTTATTAGTAGCTGTTAACACCTTTGATTTATTAAAAATACCAAGGAAAAATATAATCACTATAACAATGCCAGGCTTTGGTACTACTGATAGAACCTATAACAATGCCGTAGACTTATGCAAGAAACTTGGAACAGATTTTAGAGAAATAAATATAGTAAACTCTTGCCTTCAACACTTCAAAGATATCGGTCATCCAGCTGAAATTCATGATGTAACTTATGAAAATGTTCAAGCAAGAGAAAGAACACAAATTCTTATGGATTTATCTAATAAAGAAGGTGCTCTTTTAATCGGAACAGGTGACTTATCAGAAATTGCTTTAGGTTGGGCAACTTATAATGGTGATCATATGTCAATGTACTCTGTAAACTGTTCTATTCCTAAAACTCTTGTTAGATATTTAGTTCAATTTGCAGCAGAACATGAATCTGAAGACAATATATCTGAAATATTAATTGATATATTAAATACACCAGTAAGTCCAGAACTTCTTCCTAAAGATAAAGACGGAAAAATAACTCAAAAAACTGAAGATATAGTTGGACCATATGAACTTCATGACTTTTTCTTATATTATTTTATAAGACAAAATGCTACTCCTGAAAAAATTCTTCTTCTTGCAAATGAAGCATTTAAAAATGATTATGATGAAGATACAATAAAAAAATGGTTAGATAAATTTATTAGAAGATTTTTCACTCAACAATTTAAACGTTCTGCAATCCCAGATGGTCCAAAGGTAGGAACTATAAGTCTTTCTCCAAGAGGAGATTTAAAAATGCCTTCAGATGCTAGCTATAATCTATGGATAGAAAATTTAAAATAG
- a CDS encoding NfeD family protein: MKGVGCVNGYLILWIIISIVALVVDISTSSFLFVWFTIGGVVSTILTLMGCSFTIQVISFIIVSLILMVICYPIIKKTIKNTLPITPTMEEKYIGEEFVIEKDVEEKVSIKYNGIYWTVKSVEGNIHKGSSVKIIGIDGNKLLIKKI; the protein is encoded by the coding sequence ATGAAAGGGGTGGGGTGTGTGAACGGATACTTAATATTATGGATAATAATATCTATAGTAGCATTAGTAGTGGATATTTCAACTAGTAGTTTTTTGTTTGTATGGTTTACTATTGGTGGAGTAGTATCAACAATTTTAACACTGATGGGATGTTCGTTTACTATTCAGGTTATTAGTTTTATTATAGTAAGTCTTATTTTAATGGTTATATGTTATCCAATAATCAAAAAGACTATAAAAAATACATTGCCAATAACTCCTACTATGGAGGAGAAATATATTGGAGAAGAGTTTGTAATTGAAAAAGACGTAGAAGAAAAAGTATCAATAAAGTATAATGGAATATATTGGACTGTAAAAAGTGTAGAGGGAAATATACACAAGGGAAGTTCAGTTAAAATTATAGGTATAGACGGAAATAAATTATTAATAAAAAAAATATAA
- a CDS encoding SPFH domain-containing protein, whose protein sequence is MFTMYGVWIIPTIILIIVLATLISSIKIVNTGYLYVVERFGQYHRTLEPGWHFIIPFVDYVRRKISTKQQILDIQPQNVITKDNVKISIDNVIFYKVLNAKDAVYNIEDYKAGIIYSTITNMRNIVGEMSLDEVLSGRDRINSKLLEIIDDITDAYGIKILSVEIKNIIPPAEIQSAMEKQMRAERDKRASILQAEGLKQSEIARAEGEKQSKILQAEAEKEANIRHAEGLRESQLLEAEGKAKAIEIVAKAEADAIDKVNKAIIESGTNEVVIALKQVEALKEMANNPANKLILPNETLSSLGSIAAIGELLNKQSK, encoded by the coding sequence ATGTTTACAATGTATGGAGTATGGATAATACCTACAATAATATTAATTATTGTTTTAGCAACACTTATAAGCTCTATTAAGATAGTTAATACTGGGTATTTATATGTAGTTGAAAGATTTGGGCAATATCATAGAACACTTGAACCAGGATGGCATTTTATAATTCCGTTTGTTGATTATGTAAGACGTAAGATATCTACAAAGCAACAAATACTAGATATACAACCTCAAAATGTTATAACTAAGGATAATGTTAAAATATCAATAGATAATGTTATATTTTATAAGGTATTAAATGCAAAGGACGCTGTTTATAATATAGAAGATTATAAAGCAGGTATAATTTATTCTACAATAACTAATATGAGAAATATTGTTGGTGAAATGTCTTTAGATGAAGTGTTATCAGGAAGAGATAGGATTAATTCTAAACTATTAGAAATCATAGATGATATAACAGATGCTTATGGAATAAAAATTTTATCAGTAGAAATAAAAAATATAATTCCACCTGCAGAAATCCAATCAGCAATGGAAAAACAAATGAGGGCTGAAAGAGATAAAAGAGCCTCTATATTACAAGCTGAAGGTTTGAAACAAAGTGAAATTGCAAGGGCAGAAGGTGAGAAGCAGTCAAAAATACTTCAAGCAGAAGCTGAAAAAGAAGCGAATATAAGACATGCTGAAGGATTAAGAGAGTCTCAACTTTTAGAAGCAGAAGGTAAGGCAAAAGCAATAGAAATTGTTGCTAAGGCTGAAGCTGATGCTATAGATAAAGTAAATAAAGCTATAATCGAATCAGGAACAAATGAAGTTGTAATAGCATTAAAACAAGTAGAAGCTTTAAAAGAAATGGCTAATAATCCAGCAAATAAGC